A stretch of the Mycobacteroides immunogenum genome encodes the following:
- a CDS encoding ABC transporter permease, producing the protein MTTRNTLVAAAATDADAPDPTPTRREWIFDRRWEIVRFLSPFAVLLIWQAGSAWGLIDPDILPAPSTIAHAGIELIGNGQLADALRVSGVRAAEGLLLGGVVGVVLGAAVGLSRLADAVLDPTMQMIRALPHLGLIPLFILWFGIGELPKVLMVALGAAFPLYLNTTSAIRQVDPKLFETAQVLGFSFWQRLRVIVAPGATPQVLVGLRQSLALAWLTLIVAEQINADAGVGFLINNARDFLRIDVIIFGLVIYALLGIVTDAIVRVLERRALRYRS; encoded by the coding sequence ATGACCACCCGTAATACGTTGGTGGCCGCTGCGGCGACTGACGCCGACGCCCCTGATCCCACGCCGACCCGGCGGGAGTGGATCTTCGACCGGCGCTGGGAAATCGTGCGTTTTCTCTCGCCGTTTGCCGTGTTGCTGATCTGGCAGGCCGGCAGTGCGTGGGGGCTGATCGATCCGGACATCCTGCCCGCGCCGTCGACGATCGCGCACGCCGGTATCGAACTGATCGGCAATGGTCAGCTTGCCGACGCGCTTCGGGTTTCCGGGGTGCGCGCCGCCGAAGGCCTGTTGCTGGGTGGTGTGGTCGGGGTGGTGCTGGGCGCGGCGGTGGGGTTGTCCCGGCTCGCCGACGCCGTACTGGACCCGACCATGCAGATGATTCGCGCGTTGCCTCACCTCGGGCTCATTCCGCTGTTCATCCTGTGGTTCGGTATCGGTGAGCTACCCAAAGTGCTCATGGTCGCCCTGGGGGCGGCCTTCCCGCTCTACCTCAACACCACGTCCGCGATCCGGCAGGTGGACCCCAAACTCTTCGAAACCGCGCAGGTGCTCGGATTCTCATTCTGGCAGCGCCTGCGCGTCATCGTCGCCCCCGGGGCGACGCCACAGGTGCTGGTGGGATTGCGTCAGTCCCTGGCGCTGGCCTGGCTCACACTCATCGTCGCCGAACAGATCAACGCCGACGCCGGTGTGGGCTTCCTCATCAATAACGCGCGCGATTTCCTCCGCATCGATGTCATCATCTTCGGCTTGGTGATCTACGCGTTGCTGGGCATTGTCACCGACGCCATCGTGCGCGTGCTGGAACGGCGCGCGTTGCGATACCGATCATGA
- a CDS encoding ABC transporter ATP-binding protein: protein MTAVFEVAEVSPQSATPAAELSAVTKWYGRNRVLDDVSLRVGRGEIVALVGRSGSGKSTVLRVLSGLAGDHTGERTVLGAPAVAFQEPRLFPWRSVRDNVRYGLTRTKLSKAEALSRVDRALDEVGLADKAQAWPLTLSGGQAQRVSLARALVAEPQLLLLDEPFGALDALTRLSMHRLLLNLWQQHEFGVLLVTHDVDEAISLADTVLVLEGGRLAHTLRIRNPRKPQGQHDAETENYRGELLAQLGV from the coding sequence ATGACAGCGGTTTTCGAGGTGGCCGAAGTGTCGCCGCAATCAGCTACGCCGGCGGCCGAGTTGTCCGCGGTGACCAAATGGTACGGACGAAATCGGGTGCTCGACGACGTCTCGCTGCGGGTGGGCCGCGGCGAGATCGTGGCACTGGTGGGCCGTAGCGGCTCTGGCAAGTCGACGGTGCTCAGGGTGCTTTCCGGTTTGGCCGGAGATCACACCGGCGAGCGCACGGTGCTGGGTGCTCCGGCAGTCGCCTTCCAGGAGCCGCGCCTGTTTCCGTGGCGTTCGGTGCGCGACAATGTGAGGTATGGGCTGACCCGCACCAAACTGTCCAAGGCAGAAGCTCTTTCGCGCGTCGATCGAGCGCTGGATGAAGTCGGACTCGCCGATAAGGCGCAGGCATGGCCGCTGACGCTCTCGGGTGGCCAGGCGCAGCGGGTTTCGCTGGCCCGCGCGCTTGTGGCGGAACCACAGCTGCTGCTGCTGGACGAGCCCTTCGGCGCTCTGGACGCGTTGACCCGGCTCTCGATGCACCGCCTGTTGCTGAACCTGTGGCAACAGCACGAATTCGGCGTGCTGTTGGTCACCCATGATGTGGACGAGGCGATATCGCTGGCCGACACCGTTCTGGTGCTCGAGGGGGGACGGCTGGCGCACACCCTGCGCATCCGGAATCCGCGTAAACCGCAGGGACAGCATGACGCCGAAACCGAGAACTACCGAGGAGAGCTCCTTGCGCAGCTTGGTGTTTAA